A DNA window from Tenuifilaceae bacterium CYCD contains the following coding sequences:
- the queA_1 gene encoding S-adenosylmethionine:tRNA ribosyltransferase-isomerase: MKLSQYKYNLPQELIAKFPAENRDESRLMVINRKTKQIEHRIFKDIIEYFSEDDVLVFNNTKVFPARLYGNKEKTGAEIEVFLLRELNHEQRLWDVLVDPARKIRIGNKLYFGEDDVLVAEVIDNTTSRGRTLRFLFDGSYDEFKDTLYRLGETPLPKFIRREVVDEDRERYQTVYAKHEGAVAAPTAGLHFSKQLLKRLEIKGLNFAEITLHVGLGNFRTVDVEDLTKHKMDSEQINIPTDAVDTINSAKQNRKNICAVGTTVLRTLESSVTTDGYLKPYSGWTNKFIFPPYDFAVPNMLITNFHLPLSTLLMMVSAFAGYDLLFDAYKVAIKEKYRFGTYGDAMLII, from the coding sequence ATGAAGCTATCGCAGTACAAGTACAATCTGCCCCAGGAACTTATCGCAAAGTTTCCTGCCGAAAACCGGGATGAATCCAGATTGATGGTGATTAACAGAAAAACCAAGCAGATTGAACATCGTATTTTTAAGGACATTATCGAATACTTTAGCGAGGACGATGTGCTGGTGTTTAACAACACAAAGGTTTTTCCTGCTCGCCTTTATGGTAACAAAGAAAAAACTGGTGCTGAAATTGAGGTATTCCTGCTCCGAGAATTAAACCACGAGCAACGCCTTTGGGATGTTCTGGTTGATCCTGCCCGAAAAATTCGCATTGGTAACAAACTCTATTTTGGTGAGGATGACGTGCTGGTTGCTGAGGTAATCGATAATACCACAAGCCGTGGTAGAACTCTGCGCTTTTTATTTGATGGCTCGTACGATGAGTTTAAGGATACTCTATACCGTTTAGGTGAAACACCGCTACCTAAATTTATTCGCAGAGAGGTTGTTGATGAGGATCGTGAACGCTATCAAACTGTTTATGCTAAACATGAGGGAGCAGTTGCAGCCCCAACCGCAGGCTTACATTTTAGTAAGCAGCTTTTAAAACGACTCGAAATTAAAGGGTTGAACTTTGCTGAAATTACGCTTCATGTTGGTTTAGGAAACTTCCGCACGGTTGATGTAGAGGATTTAACTAAGCACAAGATGGACTCCGAGCAGATAAATATTCCTACAGATGCTGTTGACACAATAAATTCGGCAAAACAAAACCGAAAAAACATTTGCGCTGTTGGAACAACGGTGCTACGCACACTCGAAAGCTCTGTAACTACCGATGGTTACCTAAAGCCATACAGCGGCTGGACTAACAAGTTCATTTTTCCACCGTACGATTTTGCAGTACCCAATATGCTTATCACTAACTTTCATCTTCCTCTTTCAACTTTGCTGATGATGGTTTCCGCTTTTGCCGGTTACGACTTGCTTTTTGATGCATACAAGGTTGCCATTAAAGAAAAGTACCGTTTTGGCACTTATGGCGATGCCATGCTAATAATATAG
- the truB gene encoding tRNA pseudouridine synthase B — translation MEINNINTLKEGSVFLVDKPYTWTSFNVVGKFKVLIRKATSDKTIKVGHAGTLDPLATGLLIVCTGKATKKVNELMAQQKEYLATIKIGETTPSFDLETNPDKQYPTEHITRDLIDEVAKKFIGPQNQIPPLYSAKFIDGKRAYEFARKGVEMELKPVPIEIYSMEVLSFEMPYLELKITCSKGTYIRSIANDFGKLLESGAHLTQLRRTASGDFKIADALTIEEIENIFLPLCNQP, via the coding sequence ATGGAAATAAACAATATAAACACTCTCAAGGAAGGTAGTGTTTTCCTTGTTGATAAACCTTATACATGGACTTCGTTCAACGTTGTCGGGAAGTTTAAGGTTCTCATCCGTAAAGCAACAAGCGATAAAACTATCAAAGTTGGGCATGCAGGTACTCTCGATCCATTAGCCACAGGGTTGCTGATAGTTTGTACGGGAAAAGCCACAAAGAAGGTTAATGAGCTGATGGCTCAACAAAAAGAATACCTTGCCACCATAAAAATTGGAGAAACAACTCCATCTTTCGATTTGGAAACAAACCCCGATAAGCAATACCCAACCGAGCACATTACGAGAGACCTTATTGATGAAGTTGCAAAAAAATTCATTGGACCACAAAATCAAATTCCTCCGTTATATTCAGCAAAATTTATTGATGGGAAACGTGCGTATGAATTTGCTCGTAAGGGGGTTGAAATGGAGCTAAAACCCGTTCCTATCGAAATTTATAGCATGGAGGTGCTAAGTTTCGAAATGCCATATCTAGAGTTAAAAATAACCTGTAGCAAAGGCACCTACATCAGATCCATTGCAAACGATTTTGGGAAATTATTGGAATCGGGAGCGCATTTAACCCAACTCCGAAGAACCGCTAGTGGAGACTTTAAAATTGCAGATGCTCTTACCATTGAAGAAATTGAAAATATTTTTTTACCACTTTGTAACCAACCGTAA
- the uppP gene encoding undecaprenyl-diphosphatase: protein MSIIEAIILGLIQGLTEFLPVSSSGHIEIGKAILGVEVKDSLEFTVAVHAATVLSTLVVFRKDIVNLFAGFFKFRMNDETKFVLKILLSTIPVLFIGLFFKDEVETLFEGNLLIVGAMLLVTAILLTLSKYLQRANTRPISYRDSLIIGIAQAIAVLPGLSRSGSTISTGLILGNHRDEVAKFSFLMVIIPILGAAFLDVAKGEFGTFSIQPIIAGFIAAFVSGYLACSWMVKLVRKGNLIWFAIYCAIIGLAAIIFSL from the coding sequence ATGTCAATAATAGAAGCAATAATCCTTGGATTAATTCAGGGACTAACAGAGTTTTTACCTGTAAGTAGTAGCGGCCATATAGAAATAGGAAAAGCAATACTTGGAGTTGAGGTTAAAGATAGTTTAGAATTTACTGTGGCTGTCCATGCTGCAACGGTTTTAAGCACGCTGGTAGTATTCCGTAAGGATATCGTAAATCTTTTTGCTGGTTTCTTTAAATTTAGAATGAATGATGAAACAAAATTTGTTCTAAAGATTTTACTTTCAACCATTCCCGTTCTATTCATTGGCCTATTCTTCAAGGATGAAGTTGAAACCTTGTTCGAGGGAAATTTGCTTATTGTTGGAGCAATGCTTCTTGTTACCGCCATACTACTAACGTTAAGCAAATACTTACAACGGGCAAACACTCGCCCAATCAGCTACCGCGATTCTTTAATAATTGGCATTGCTCAAGCCATTGCTGTTTTACCTGGACTTAGCCGTTCTGGCTCAACCATATCAACTGGATTAATACTAGGCAATCATCGTGATGAGGTAGCAAAATTTTCGTTTTTAATGGTAATCATACCCATACTGGGTGCTGCATTTCTGGATGTAGCAAAGGGTGAGTTTGGTACATTCAGCATTCAACCTATTATTGCAGGATTTATCGCGGCTTTCGTATCAGGCTATTTGGCCTGCAGTTGGATGGTTAAACTTGTTCGTAAGGGAAACCTTATTTGGTTTGCAATATACTGTGCCATTATAGGACTTGCAGCAATCATTTTTAGTTTATAA